A section of the Pseudanabaena mucicola str. Chao 1806 genome encodes:
- a CDS encoding photosystem I assembly protein Ycf3, whose product MPRSQRNDNFVDQTFTVIADTILKLFPASQKEKEAFAYYRDGMSAQGDGEYAEALSNYEEALKLEDNAYDRSYIYYNMGLIHASNGDHDKALEYYAEAIDLNPRMPQALNNVAVIYHHKGENAQDEEQADEYFNMAAEHWVRAIRLAPNNYIEAQNWLKTTGRADINLFF is encoded by the coding sequence ATGCCTAGATCGCAACGTAATGACAACTTCGTCGATCAAACTTTTACCGTTATTGCTGACACGATTCTAAAACTCTTTCCTGCTAGCCAGAAAGAAAAGGAAGCATTTGCCTACTACCGTGATGGTATGTCAGCACAGGGTGATGGTGAATATGCCGAAGCATTAAGTAACTATGAGGAAGCCCTCAAACTAGAAGACAATGCCTATGATCGTAGCTACATCTACTACAACATGGGCTTAATTCATGCCAGTAACGGCGATCATGACAAGGCCCTTGAATACTACGCAGAAGCAATCGACCTTAATCCTCGGATGCCCCAAGCTCTTAACAATGTTGCGGTGATTTATCACCACAAAGGGGAAAATGCTCAAGACGAAGAACAGGCCGATGAATATTTCAACATGGCAGCTGAGCATTGGGTAAGAGCGATCCGTTTAGCTCCCAATAACTACATCGAAGCCCAAAACTGGCTCAAAACTACTGGTCGAGCAGATATTAATCTTTTCTTCTAG
- the rpmA gene encoding 50S ribosomal protein L27 → MAHKKGTGSTRNGRDSNAKRLGVKRYGGQVVKAGSILVRQRGTKFHPGNNVGRGSDDTLYATVDGVVTFERFGKTRKKVSVYAPVEVA, encoded by the coding sequence ATGGCACATAAGAAAGGTACGGGTAGTACAAGAAACGGTCGTGACTCTAATGCTAAGCGACTTGGTGTTAAGCGTTATGGCGGTCAAGTAGTTAAAGCTGGCAGTATTCTTGTACGTCAGCGTGGTACTAAGTTTCACCCTGGTAATAATGTTGGTCGCGGTAGCGATGATACTTTATACGCAACTGTTGACGGTGTTGTTACATTTGAGCGCTTTGGTAAGACCCGCAAAAAAGTCAGTGTTTATGCACCTGTCGAAGTTGCATAA
- a CDS encoding response regulator, with amino-acid sequence MDLDQSGSSNKLLNNDTNRTSLSNLPPPASVATPLSILLAEDNLINQKVALRVLKHLGYQADVVENGKAVIEAIANKSYDLILMDIQMPEMDGLEATQYIRKQELESQLLPIAIIAVTANATHDDQDICRQAGMNDYISKPIQIEKLKNILRHYESLKNNQSQ; translated from the coding sequence ATGGATCTCGATCAATCTGGATCTAGCAATAAACTGCTAAATAACGATACCAATCGCACAAGTCTTAGCAATTTGCCTCCACCAGCATCAGTAGCAACTCCCTTAAGCATCCTGTTGGCTGAAGATAACCTTATCAATCAAAAGGTAGCTTTACGAGTTCTCAAGCATTTAGGCTATCAAGCTGATGTTGTCGAAAATGGAAAAGCAGTAATTGAGGCGATAGCCAATAAATCATATGATCTGATCTTGATGGATATTCAGATGCCTGAAATGGATGGCTTAGAGGCAACTCAATATATTCGTAAGCAAGAACTCGAATCGCAACTTCTACCCATTGCAATCATTGCTGTAACAGCCAATGCTACCCATGACGATCAGGATATCTGCCGACAAGCAGGCATGAATGACTATATCAGTAAGCCCATCCAGATCGAAAAGCTCAAAAATATTTTGCGGCACTACGAATCACTCAAAAATAATCAAAGCCAATAA
- a CDS encoding glycosyltransferase family 2 protein: MNHWQLTTPIALIIFNRPDTTSRVLEVIRQAKPPKLLVIADGARENHPTDRQNCAETRAIIEQVGWDCEVLTNFSDRNLGCRQRVASGLSWVFEQVPEAIILEDDCLAHPSFFRFCEELLVKYRDDQRIMHIGGNNFQPRKHQTEDSYYFSRYNHCWGWASWRRAWQHYDIDMKLWSLVRDGDWLDEILKDRDAVEEWKRNFQKISDRITDSWDYQWTFACWLQRGLSILPNVNLVSNIGFSKAATHTYRKNLFAEMPIQPMEFPLQHPIMMVRDQKADQFTQDLIYSHSLIAKLRRKFWMSGDRNIFNVKLGRVVSS, from the coding sequence ATGAATCATTGGCAATTAACCACTCCCATAGCGCTAATTATTTTTAATCGACCTGATACCACAAGTCGAGTTTTAGAAGTAATTCGACAGGCTAAACCGCCGAAATTATTAGTGATTGCCGATGGGGCAAGGGAAAATCATCCTACAGATCGCCAAAATTGTGCTGAGACTAGAGCAATCATTGAACAGGTAGGTTGGGACTGCGAGGTGCTAACCAATTTTAGCGATCGCAACTTAGGCTGTCGTCAGCGCGTAGCATCGGGGCTAAGTTGGGTTTTTGAGCAGGTTCCTGAGGCAATTATCTTAGAGGATGATTGTTTAGCCCATCCAAGTTTTTTTCGCTTTTGTGAAGAGCTACTCGTGAAATATCGCGACGATCAGCGCATTATGCATATTGGCGGCAATAACTTCCAACCTCGCAAACACCAAACGGAGGATAGTTACTACTTTTCGCGCTATAACCATTGCTGGGGATGGGCAAGTTGGCGACGGGCTTGGCAGCATTATGATATCGATATGAAATTGTGGAGTCTCGTGCGTGATGGCGATTGGCTAGATGAAATTCTCAAAGATCGCGATGCAGTTGAAGAATGGAAGCGGAACTTCCAAAAAATTAGTGATCGCATCACAGACTCTTGGGATTATCAATGGACTTTCGCCTGTTGGTTACAGCGTGGGTTAAGCATCTTGCCGAATGTGAATCTGGTATCTAATATTGGCTTTAGCAAAGCTGCAACCCATACATATCGCAAAAATCTCTTTGCGGAGATGCCTATACAACCCATGGAATTTCCTCTTCAACATCCCATCATGATGGTTCGCGATCAAAAAGCCGATCAATTCACCCAAGATTTAATCTATAGCCATAGTCTTATTGCGAAGTTGCGGCGCAAGTTTTGGATGAGTGGAGATAGAAATATTTTTAATGTGAAGTTAGGGAGAGTAGTAAGTAGCTAG
- a CDS encoding ABC transporter permease, producing MSRYLHTLKLFWSTAIAAELEYRINFAIAALSSIGNLAGSLFGLFLFYRTGYTFAGWQWEEAIVVLGIFTILEGFSTTFLAPNLSKIVQHVQNGTLDFVLLKPISSQFWLSARVISPWGFPNLIFGFCILFYAGSKIGLGISNYLFSLIPLIFGFISLYSIWFMLGATSIWFVKIYNVTEVLRGLMESGRYPMAAYPTSYRFFFTFVVPIAFLTTVPAEALLGRGEAIWTAGSIFLAIALLYASHKFWQFALRFYTSASS from the coding sequence ATGAGTAGATATCTACATACCCTGAAGCTGTTTTGGTCAACGGCGATCGCGGCAGAACTGGAATATCGCATTAATTTTGCGATCGCAGCCCTAAGCAGTATTGGCAACTTAGCAGGCAGCTTATTTGGCTTGTTTTTGTTTTACCGCACTGGCTATACCTTTGCAGGATGGCAATGGGAAGAAGCGATTGTGGTTCTAGGCATCTTTACCATCCTTGAAGGATTTTCAACCACATTTCTCGCCCCTAACTTGAGCAAAATCGTTCAGCATGTGCAAAATGGTACTTTAGATTTTGTCCTGCTAAAACCTATCAGTAGCCAATTTTGGCTGTCAGCAAGGGTAATCTCGCCTTGGGGATTTCCAAATCTAATTTTCGGATTTTGCATTTTGTTCTATGCAGGTAGCAAGATCGGTCTAGGTATAAGCAATTATCTTTTCAGCCTGATTCCTCTCATATTTGGATTTATTAGCCTCTACAGCATCTGGTTTATGCTAGGTGCCACAAGCATTTGGTTTGTAAAAATTTATAACGTTACGGAAGTTTTGCGGGGCTTGATGGAATCAGGTAGATATCCGATGGCAGCTTACCCTACCTCTTACCGTTTCTTTTTTACCTTTGTTGTGCCAATCGCCTTTTTGACAACTGTCCCTGCAGAAGCTCTATTAGGTCGAGGCGAAGCGATTTGGACGGCTGGCTCAATATTTTTAGCGATCGCATTACTCTATGCTTCCCATAAATTTTGGCAATTTGCTTTGAGATTTTATACCAGTGCCTCTAGCTAA
- a CDS encoding citrate synthase, translated as MAIGEYKPGLEGVPATQSNISYVDGQSGLLEYRGIRIEDLCKYSNFLETSYLLIFGDLPKAIQLNEFEHDITHRRRIKYRIRDMIKSFPDNAHPMDALQTSVAALGMFYPLGDFHDLDYIYQATVRLLAKVPTMVAAFHMMRQGNDPVMPRDDLDYASNFLYMLNEKIPDPLAARIFDVCLTLHAEHTVNASTFAALVTASTLTDPYAVMTSAIGTLAGPLHGGANEQVMLMLEEIGSVENVTAYLERKIERKEKLMGFGHRVYKVKDPRAIVLQDLVHELFDKFGHDPYYDIALELEKQAYDKLASKGIHPNVDFYSGLIYKKLGIPSNLFTTIFAIARVPGWLAHWKEQLSDNRLFRPTQMYTGLHDVTYIPIYER; from the coding sequence ATGGCAATCGGAGAATATAAGCCTGGTTTAGAAGGAGTTCCTGCAACCCAATCAAACATAAGTTATGTTGATGGACAGTCAGGTTTGCTTGAATATCGGGGAATACGTATCGAGGATCTTTGCAAGTATAGTAATTTCCTTGAAACCAGTTACTTATTAATCTTCGGTGACTTGCCCAAAGCTATTCAACTAAATGAATTTGAGCACGATATTACCCACAGACGAAGAATCAAATATCGTATTCGCGACATGATTAAGTCATTTCCTGATAATGCTCACCCTATGGATGCGCTACAAACTAGTGTTGCCGCTTTAGGGATGTTTTATCCTTTGGGAGATTTTCATGATTTGGACTATATATACCAAGCTACTGTACGTTTATTAGCAAAAGTACCCACTATGGTGGCGGCTTTTCATATGATGCGCCAAGGCAATGATCCCGTAATGCCTCGCGATGACTTAGATTATGCTTCCAACTTTCTCTATATGTTGAATGAGAAGATTCCCGATCCTCTTGCAGCCCGTATTTTTGATGTATGTTTAACTCTCCATGCTGAACATACGGTCAATGCATCAACTTTTGCTGCCTTGGTGACAGCATCGACTTTGACCGATCCCTATGCAGTGATGACTTCTGCGATCGGTACTTTAGCTGGTCCTTTGCATGGTGGCGCAAATGAGCAGGTGATGTTGATGCTTGAAGAAATTGGCTCAGTTGAGAATGTCACTGCTTACTTAGAACGCAAAATCGAGCGCAAAGAGAAACTCATGGGCTTTGGACATCGAGTTTATAAGGTCAAAGACCCTAGAGCGATCGTTCTTCAGGACTTAGTTCATGAATTGTTTGATAAGTTTGGTCATGATCCTTACTACGACATTGCCCTAGAGCTCGAAAAACAAGCCTATGATAAGCTTGCCAGTAAGGGAATTCATCCTAATGTCGATTTCTATTCAGGATTGATTTATAAAAAGTTAGGTATTCCCAGTAATTTGTTTACGACTATTTTTGCGATCGCTCGTGTACCAGGATGGCTAGCCCATTGGAAAGAACAGCTCTCCGATAACCGCCTCTTCCGACCAACTCAAATGTATACAGGCTTGCATGATGTTACCTATATTCCTATTTATGAGCGCTAG
- the gatC gene encoding Asp-tRNA(Asn)/Glu-tRNA(Gln) amidotransferase subunit GatC, producing the protein MINREQVRHVAHLGRLQITEAEEISFTKQLDSILGYFQQLNELDPILEGVEPTTRAVNTVNVTRPDILQPFTDREVLLDCAPDRDEDFFRVPQIMG; encoded by the coding sequence ATGATTAATAGAGAACAAGTACGTCATGTTGCCCATTTGGGACGTTTACAGATAACTGAAGCTGAAGAAATTTCCTTTACCAAGCAACTAGATAGCATTTTGGGCTATTTCCAACAACTTAATGAACTTGATCCCATACTTGAAGGGGTTGAGCCAACTACCAGAGCAGTGAATACGGTGAATGTAACTCGTCCAGATATATTGCAACCCTTTACTGATCGCGAAGTCTTACTAGATTGTGCCCCTGATCGCGATGAAGACTTTTTCCGCGTACCACAAATCATGGGTTAA
- a CDS encoding RNA recognition motif domain-containing protein, whose translation MTIYVGNLSYQAAKEDLTSVFSDYGTVKRVQLPTDQETGRVRGFAFVDMEDDAQEEAAIAALNEAEWLGRTLRVNKAKPRSERTNDRPRGRGYS comes from the coding sequence GTGACTATTTACGTTGGAAATTTGTCTTATCAAGCTGCTAAAGAAGATTTGACAAGCGTCTTTTCTGATTACGGCACTGTAAAGCGTGTGCAATTGCCTACCGACCAAGAAACAGGTCGGGTTCGGGGCTTCGCCTTTGTAGATATGGAGGATGATGCTCAGGAAGAAGCCGCGATCGCCGCGCTTAATGAAGCTGAATGGTTAGGACGTACCCTGCGCGTTAATAAGGCTAAACCTCGTAGCGAGCGTACTAACGATCGCCCTAGAGGTCGTGGCTACTCCTAG
- a CDS encoding M20 metallopeptidase family protein, with protein sequence MSFATTTSPIHTNFKIRANILELQPSIVQWRRDFHRFPELGFKEKRTSTAIAEKLTAWGIPHQTGIAQTGIVARITGKRKGHHKVLAIRADMDALPIQEENIVNYRSQIDNMMHACGHDGHTAIALGTAKYLWEHRDDFSGTVKIIFQPAEEGPGGAKPMIEAGVLANPTVDAIIGLHLWNNLPLGTVGVRSGALMAATEFFHCKITGRGGHGALPQQTIDSILVAAQVVNAIHTIVARNVSPLESAVISIGEFHAGSAVNVIADSAKLSGTVRYFNPEVGMKIASRLEEVIAGVCASHGATYDLQYHKLYPAVINDYAIAELVRSVAENVIETPEGIVPECQTMGGEDMSFFLEAVPGCYFFLGSANPDKGLAYPHHHPRFNFDETALATGVEIFVRCVEKFLN encoded by the coding sequence ATGTCCTTTGCTACTACTACCTCACCCATCCATACTAATTTCAAGATTCGAGCAAATATCCTTGAGCTACAACCGAGCATTGTCCAGTGGCGGCGAGACTTTCATCGATTTCCTGAACTGGGTTTTAAAGAAAAGCGCACATCGACAGCGATCGCCGAAAAATTAACAGCATGGGGCATCCCCCATCAAACAGGCATCGCTCAGACTGGCATTGTCGCAAGGATTACGGGCAAAAGGAAGGGGCATCACAAAGTATTAGCAATTCGTGCGGATATGGACGCACTACCGATTCAAGAAGAAAATATTGTGAATTATCGCTCTCAAATCGATAATATGATGCACGCCTGTGGTCATGACGGACATACAGCGATCGCCTTGGGGACGGCAAAGTATTTATGGGAACATCGAGACGATTTTAGCGGTACGGTGAAAATTATATTTCAGCCTGCCGAGGAGGGACCAGGGGGTGCAAAACCGATGATTGAGGCAGGTGTACTCGCAAATCCCACAGTTGATGCAATTATTGGCTTACATCTTTGGAATAATTTACCCCTTGGCACAGTTGGCGTTCGTAGTGGTGCATTAATGGCAGCCACAGAATTCTTCCATTGCAAAATTACGGGACGTGGCGGACATGGTGCATTGCCCCAGCAGACAATTGATTCGATTCTCGTTGCTGCTCAAGTGGTCAATGCGATTCATACAATCGTCGCTCGTAATGTCAGTCCACTTGAGTCAGCAGTGATCAGTATTGGTGAATTTCACGCAGGTTCAGCAGTTAATGTGATTGCGGATTCGGCAAAACTGAGTGGAACTGTCCGCTATTTCAATCCTGAAGTGGGGATGAAGATCGCTTCACGTTTAGAAGAGGTGATTGCAGGTGTCTGTGCTTCCCATGGGGCAACCTATGATCTGCAATATCATAAGCTCTATCCTGCGGTGATTAACGACTATGCGATCGCTGAATTAGTGCGCTCTGTTGCTGAAAATGTCATCGAAACTCCCGAAGGGATCGTGCCCGAATGCCAGACTATGGGCGGTGAAGATATGTCTTTCTTTTTAGAAGCTGTGCCTGGATGCTATTTCTTTCTTGGTTCCGCCAATCCAGACAAGGGTTTAGCCTATCCTCATCACCACCCTCGTTTCAATTTTGATGAGACAGCTCTAGCAACTGGGGTGGAAATTTTTGTTCGTTGTGTGGAGAAGTTCTTGAATTAG
- the secD gene encoding protein translocase subunit SecD: protein MGKQSRLLAFALAILIGAVYLIVIHPPKLGLDLRGGAQLTLQAKTNPEQGINEITPRIMETAKFVVEQRINGLGVSEATILLSANNQLIVQLPGVNDPAQAERVLGTTAQLDFRKQKKGTESELRARLQILQAATVQRELLKNSGDQKAIAENEATYKKSIEDLKSIFERTGLTGNMLKDAVASPSGNGPDSWQVALTFDDKGGDLFAKTTGEIGGTGRALGIFLDDKLISSPSVGPEFQGKGITGGRAVITGNFTLDSATELALQLRAGALPVPVEIVENRTVGATLGADSILSSIYAGVSGLALVLIFMVLYYRILGVVADIALVTYAVITYALFSVLGVVLTLPGIAGFILSIGMAVDANVLIFERTKEELKAGRTLYKSVEAGFYRAWSSILDSNVTTLIACMTLFWLGSGFVKGFAVTLGVGVIVSMFTAITLSRSLMLAMISNPSLRKPEYYGMKAFGKISTSTIDVETEVEEVTEEQNDKTGNPKDNTSGAVL from the coding sequence ATGGGTAAACAAAGCCGCCTGCTTGCCTTCGCATTGGCAATCTTAATAGGGGCTGTGTATCTAATCGTCATTCATCCACCTAAGCTAGGTTTGGATCTGCGAGGGGGCGCACAGCTTACACTCCAAGCAAAAACTAATCCTGAACAAGGTATTAATGAAATTACGCCACGAATTATGGAAACCGCCAAGTTTGTGGTGGAGCAGCGTATTAACGGTTTAGGGGTTTCCGAAGCCACAATTTTGCTATCAGCTAATAATCAACTGATTGTGCAGTTACCTGGGGTCAATGACCCTGCTCAAGCTGAGCGCGTGCTTGGCACAACTGCCCAACTTGATTTTCGGAAGCAAAAAAAAGGGACGGAAAGCGAGCTAAGAGCAAGATTGCAAATTCTACAGGCCGCAACGGTGCAGCGAGAACTACTGAAAAATTCAGGCGATCAAAAGGCGATCGCGGAAAATGAAGCCACATATAAAAAGAGCATTGAAGATCTCAAGAGTATTTTTGAGCGCACAGGCTTAACAGGCAATATGCTCAAAGATGCCGTTGCCTCACCCAGTGGCAATGGTCCGGACTCTTGGCAAGTTGCTCTGACCTTTGACGATAAAGGCGGCGATCTGTTTGCTAAAACTACTGGTGAAATCGGTGGTACTGGTCGTGCCCTCGGTATTTTCCTAGATGATAAATTGATTAGCTCGCCATCAGTTGGTCCCGAATTTCAAGGTAAAGGTATTACTGGCGGACGCGCAGTCATTACAGGTAACTTTACGTTAGATTCGGCGACGGAATTGGCTTTGCAGTTACGGGCAGGAGCTTTGCCTGTACCCGTCGAAATTGTCGAAAACCGCACTGTTGGCGCAACCCTTGGTGCAGATAGCATTCTCAGCAGTATCTATGCTGGTGTATCAGGTTTAGCACTAGTCCTTATTTTTATGGTGCTTTACTACCGTATTTTGGGCGTTGTTGCTGATATCGCGCTAGTCACCTATGCGGTGATTACCTATGCTTTGTTTAGCGTCCTTGGTGTAGTTCTGACATTACCAGGAATTGCAGGGTTTATTCTCAGTATTGGGATGGCAGTGGATGCCAATGTCTTAATTTTTGAACGTACTAAAGAAGAACTAAAAGCAGGACGTACTCTTTATAAATCCGTTGAGGCAGGCTTCTATCGGGCATGGTCAAGTATTCTCGATAGCAATGTAACCACATTAATTGCCTGTATGACTCTGTTCTGGCTAGGTTCGGGGTTTGTCAAGGGGTTTGCTGTGACCCTTGGGGTTGGCGTAATCGTCAGTATGTTTACGGCAATCACCCTGAGCCGATCGCTTATGTTGGCAATGATTAGCAATCCGAGTCTCCGTAAACCTGAATACTATGGTATGAAGGCTTTCGGCAAAATCTCAACATCGACGATTGATGTGGAAACTGAGGTTGAAGAAGTAACAGAAGAGCAAAACGATAAGACAGGCAATCCAAAAGACAATACAAGCGGTGCGGTTCTATGA
- a CDS encoding photosystem II protein Y yields MDWRILIVLGPIVLVVFWAAFNLGKAVIKGEASLFGKYGNNPFQ; encoded by the coding sequence ATGGATTGGAGAATATTAATCGTACTAGGACCTATTGTCTTAGTTGTTTTCTGGGCTGCTTTTAACCTCGGTAAAGCCGTTATTAAGGGTGAAGCTTCTCTATTCGGCAAATATGGCAACAACCCATTTCAATAA
- the rplU gene encoding 50S ribosomal protein L21, translating to MSYAIIETGGKQYRVEVGRFYDVELLNAEPDSKLTIDKVLFANLDGDISIGQPLVDNATVEVTVLRHLKAKKVIVYKMRPKKKTRRKNGHRQPLTRIMVEAINLSGEAA from the coding sequence ATGAGTTACGCAATCATTGAAACAGGCGGTAAGCAGTATCGCGTCGAAGTCGGTAGATTTTATGACGTTGAATTACTAAACGCCGAACCAGACAGTAAGCTGACTATTGATAAAGTTTTATTTGCCAACTTGGATGGCGATATCTCTATTGGTCAGCCTTTAGTTGATAATGCAACCGTCGAAGTTACTGTACTGCGCCATTTAAAGGCAAAAAAAGTAATCGTTTATAAAATGCGTCCCAAGAAAAAGACTCGCAGAAAGAACGGTCACCGTCAGCCCTTGACTCGCATTATGGTTGAAGCGATCAACCTAAGTGGTGAGGCTGCTTAA
- a CDS encoding undecaprenyl-diphosphate phosphatase: protein MEYWQAFVLGIVQGLTEFLPISSSAHLKVAPALFHWNDAGVSFDAVIQLGSIVAVVSYFWKDLSNIMLGSIEAIHKKQYKSQEFKLAVAIALGTIPILFGGLLIKVFIKDYDNSPLRSLTAIAFASIVMSSLLALAEIFGQKGDQQSKRHFHRVRIIDGILMGLAQAMALVPGVSRSGSTLTAGLFLGLDRVAATRFSFLLGIPAITIAGLVELLSIVKNGFDVGAGQLVVGLISSVIFSYLAISWLLKFFQTHTTWVFVGYRLVFGAFLLTGVGLGWFK, encoded by the coding sequence ATGGAATACTGGCAGGCTTTTGTTTTGGGGATTGTGCAAGGACTAACTGAGTTTTTGCCGATTAGTAGCTCAGCACATCTCAAGGTTGCCCCCGCACTTTTTCATTGGAATGATGCTGGTGTGTCCTTTGATGCAGTCATCCAATTGGGCAGTATTGTGGCGGTAGTTAGCTATTTTTGGAAAGATCTCAGTAATATCATGCTGGGTAGTATTGAGGCTATTCATAAGAAGCAATACAAATCACAGGAGTTTAAGCTAGCTGTAGCGATCGCCTTAGGTACAATTCCCATTTTATTTGGAGGTTTGCTGATTAAAGTTTTTATCAAAGATTATGACAACTCACCTTTACGGAGTTTGACGGCGATCGCGTTCGCTTCAATTGTGATGTCGAGTCTACTGGCTCTAGCCGAAATTTTTGGACAAAAAGGCGATCAACAATCAAAGCGCCATTTTCATCGAGTTCGCATTATTGACGGCATCTTAATGGGCTTAGCTCAGGCGATGGCACTGGTTCCAGGGGTATCACGCTCTGGCTCTACCCTGACTGCAGGTTTATTTCTAGGCTTAGATCGGGTTGCTGCAACTAGGTTTTCGTTTTTGTTAGGCATTCCTGCAATTACGATCGCAGGTTTGGTCGAGTTATTGAGCATTGTCAAAAACGGGTTTGATGTTGGTGCAGGACAGTTAGTAGTGGGATTGATCTCTTCTGTAATTTTTTCGTACCTTGCGATCTCATGGCTTCTCAAATTCTTTCAAACCCATACCACATGGGTATTTGTGGGCTATCGCTTAGTATTTGGGGCATTCTTACTCACAGGTGTAGGCTTAGGCTGGTTTAAATAG
- the secF gene encoding protein translocase subunit SecF, with product MRLDVIKNARLYLTISTVVIVSGIVAMVLSFQQLGSPLRLGLDFTGGSSVTLGLACNGDTCGKPIDIAVVRQAVEGRGFTNSVIQLVEGKDLKGVSVRTVHLSTEEREKLKSTLTDALKQYGEVDPQKSQLDEVGAAIGQQALRNGLLAIILSFAGIGIYLAFRFQLDYATFAVLALFHDIFVTVGTFSILGLTLGVEIDSLFIVAMLTICGFSVNDTVVIYDRIRENVKLDTGATSFNDLVNASVNQTLGRSINTSLTATLPLVAIFLFGGATLRFFSLALIIGFLSGAYSSIFNASILLAWWRSRQTSKLKQSTVEAN from the coding sequence ATGAGATTAGATGTAATTAAAAATGCGCGTCTTTACCTCACGATTTCCACAGTAGTGATTGTGTCAGGAATCGTGGCGATGGTGTTGTCATTCCAACAATTAGGTTCGCCATTACGTTTAGGGCTTGATTTTACGGGCGGATCTAGTGTGACACTAGGATTGGCTTGTAATGGTGATACTTGCGGCAAACCCATTGATATTGCAGTTGTCCGTCAAGCTGTTGAAGGCAGAGGCTTTACGAATAGTGTCATTCAATTAGTAGAGGGCAAAGACCTCAAAGGTGTATCAGTGCGTACTGTGCACCTCTCGACGGAGGAACGTGAAAAGCTCAAGTCAACCTTGACAGATGCCTTGAAGCAGTATGGTGAAGTTGATCCCCAAAAGTCCCAGCTTGATGAGGTTGGTGCAGCGATCGGGCAACAAGCACTTCGCAATGGGTTACTGGCAATTATCTTGTCCTTTGCAGGTATTGGTATATATTTAGCCTTCCGCTTTCAGTTGGACTATGCAACCTTTGCAGTGTTGGCACTATTTCATGATATTTTCGTAACTGTCGGAACTTTTTCGATCTTGGGTTTGACCTTAGGCGTAGAGATTGACAGCTTATTTATTGTGGCGATGCTGACGATCTGTGGCTTCTCGGTCAACGACACTGTGGTAATTTACGATCGCATTCGTGAAAATGTTAAACTTGATACAGGAGCAACGAGTTTTAATGATTTGGTTAATGCCTCGGTAAATCAAACCCTAGGGCGATCGATTAATACTTCCCTAACAGCAACTTTGCCACTAGTGGCAATTTTCTTATTCGGTGGTGCAACCCTGAGATTTTTCTCACTGGCTTTGATTATCGGTTTCTTGTCTGGCGCTTATTCCAGTATTTTTAATGCCAGTATTTTGTTGGCATGGTGGCGCAGTCGTCAAACTTCTAAACTCAAGCAATCAACTGTAGAAGCAAACTAA